From Salvia splendens isolate huo1 chromosome 3, SspV2, whole genome shotgun sequence, a single genomic window includes:
- the LOC121794937 gene encoding choline/ethanolaminephosphotransferase 1-like, with protein sequence MGYIGAHGVAALRKHKYSGVDHSIVSKYVLQPFWTRCVNLFPLWMPPNMITLTGSMFLVTSALLGYIYSPQLDSPPPRWVNFAHGLLLFLYQTFDAVDGKQARRTNSSSPLGELFDHGCDALGCAFEALAFGSTAMCGRNTFWFWVISAVPFYCATWENYFTNTLILPIINGPTEGLLLIYTVHFFTAIVGTEWWAQPFGKSIPFASWVPIVNEMPMYSAALFMMIVFAVIPTVLFNVYNVYKIVRAKKGSMLLALAMLYPFALLLGGVLFWDYLSPLDLLGNYPHLVILGIGLSFGFLVGRMILAHICDEPKGLKTSMCMSLLYLPFAIANALTASLNDGVPLVDEFWVLLGFFAYSVVLYTHFVTSIVHEITTALGIYCFRITRKEA encoded by the exons ATGGGATACATCGGAGCTCATGGAGTTGCGGCGTTGCGGAAGCACAAGTATAGCGGAGTTGATCACTCCATAGTGTCCAAATACGTGCTGCAGCCTTTCTGGACCCGCTGCGTCAACTTGTTCCCTCTCTGGATGCC ACCTAACATG ATTACACTTACAGGATCAATGTTTTTGGTTACATCTGCATTGCTTGGATAT ATATATTCACCTCAACTGGATTCACCTCCTCCAAGATGGGTTAATTTTGCCCACGGATTACTGCTCTTCTTATACCAA ACTTTTGACGCTGTTGATGGAAAGCAAGCAAGAAGAACAAATTCTTCTAGTCCATTGGGAGAACTTTTTGACCATG GGTGTGATGCTCTTGGGTGTGCG TTTGAGGCCTTGGCCTTTGGAAGCACTGCCATGTGTGGTAGGAATACTTTTTGGTTCTGGGTTATATCAGCTGTCCCTTTCTACTGTGCTACATGGGAGAA CTATTTCACCAATACGCTTATTCTTCCCATCATTAATGGACCTACTGAAGGCCTTCTGCTGATATACACTGTCCATTTTTTCACTGCTATTGTTG GTACTGAGTGGTGGGCCCAGccgtttggaaaatccatcccATTCGCCAGCTGGGTTCCGATTGTAAATG AAATGCCGATGTATAGTGCAGCATTGTTCATGATGATAGTCTTTGCGGTTATACCTACAGTTTTATTCAA TGTGTACAATGTTTATAAGATTGTTCGAGCAAAAAAAGGGAGCATGCTGCTAGCTTTGGCAATG CTTTACCCGTTTGCTCTTCTACTGGGTGGAGTTCTTTTCTG GGACTATCTGTCTCCTCTTGATTTACTGGGCAACTACCCACACCTCGTCATATTGGGTATTGGTTTGTCATTCGGGTTCCTCGTG GGAAGGATGATTCTCGCTCATATATGTGACGAACCCAAGGGCTTGAAGACAAGCATGTGCATG TCGCTATTATACCTTCCTTTTGCCATTGCAAATGCACTCACAGCCAGTCTAAATGATGG GGTTCCTCTCGTTGACGAGTTCTGGGTTCTTCTTGGTTTCTTTGCTTACTCCG TGGTGCTATATACGCATTTCGTAACATCCATTGTTCATGAAATAACAACAGCTCTCGGAATTTACTGCTTCAG GATAACTAGAAAAGAAGCCTAA